A region from the Phycodurus eques isolate BA_2022a chromosome 12, UOR_Pequ_1.1, whole genome shotgun sequence genome encodes:
- the zgc:162707 gene encoding UPF0524 protein C3orf70 homolog B, with protein sequence MAASGAPKCPRSEKLDEAQALAKSCAGRPDFLPCDGLSICATHTHGKCFKLHWCCHLGWCHCKYVYQPMTNVCQLPSTAVPPAASEYSSTVDLSVSLAERFLKLAPCFRSPPHLESPKYCVIADLFVDDYVVKRINGKMCYVQRSLPPALPEPPRPPTPTAPRDPPQPRPAVTAAPPPPARGVRSEHKHACPLDRVKGPKMDHRSSPSSSEDSGINALGLHCMESCEDESEREDDELSTDENSSPGSLWDQDDSSLLSPSKSTIEIIEKIETTV encoded by the exons ATGGCCGCCTCCGGAGCTCCAAAGTGTCCGAGGAGTGAGAAGTTGGACGAGGCGCAGGCTTTGGCCAAAAGCTGCGCGGGGAGACCCGACTTCTTGCCGTGTGACGGACTCTCCATCTGCGCCACGCACACCCACGGAAAGTGCTTCAAGCTGCACTGGTGCTGCCACCTGGGATGGTGCCACT GCAAGTACGTGTACCAACCCATGACCAACGTGTGCCAGCTGCCCAGCACAGCGGTGCCCCCCGCAGCCAGCGAGTACAGCAGCACCGTGGACCTGTCGGTCTCCCTGGCCGAGCGCTTCCTCAAGTTGGCGCCCTGCTTCCGCTCGCCCCCTCACCTGGAGTCCCCCAAGTACTGCGTGATCGCCGACCTCTTCGTGGACGACTACGTGGTGAAGCGCATCAACGGGAAGATGTGCTACGTGCAGCGCTCTCTGCCCCCCGCGCTGCCCGAACCGCCCCGACCCCCCACTCCCACCGCACCTCGCGACCCCCCTCAGCCGCGACCCGCCGTCACggccgcgccgccgccgcccgcccgGGGCGTGCGCAGTGAACACAAACACGCCTGCCCCCTGGACAGAGTCAAGGGTCCCAAAATGGACCACCGCTCGTCCCCGTCCAGCTCCGAGGACTCCGGCATCAACGCGCTGGGCCTGCACTGTATGGAATCCTGCGAGGACGAGAGCGAGCGGGAGGACGACGAGCTGAGCACGGACGAAAACTCCAGTCCCGGAAGCCTGTGGGATCAGGACGACAGCTCCCTGCTCTCTCCCTCCAAGTCTACCATCGAGATCATCGAAAAGATCGAAACGACTGTCTAA